A region from the Aegilops tauschii subsp. strangulata cultivar AL8/78 chromosome 5, Aet v6.0, whole genome shotgun sequence genome encodes:
- the LOC109759171 gene encoding acyl-CoA-binding domain-containing protein 5 — protein MPSIQEPLHFKPEEPKVVVAENEKMVDVQDKEVTMEGLCSVAAYDQWTPLSVPGQRPKPRYKHGAAVVQEKMYVFGGNHNGRYLGDIQVLDFKSLSWSKLEAKIQSESAEPVFVAPCAGHSLIPSGNKILSLAGHTREHTESLSVKEFDPQTCTWSILRAYGKPPSSRGGQSVTCVGDTLVVFGGEGGGRSLLNDLHVLDLETMTWDEFESTGTPPSPRSEHAAACYADRYLLIFGGGSHSTCFSDLYLLDLQTMEWSRPEQHGIIPEPRAGHAGVTVGDNWVITGGGNSKKGVPETLVLNMSTLVWSVVTSFEGRAPPTSEGSSLVLHTINGEDFLLSFGGYSGRYSNEVYALKTSLRPSVSPSRIDELETNGMTPLSAEVNSSRGPIFEIEELRDDKNNKGGDIKTLVQAVKHEKSQVEKKLEQEKLQSFHLKKELADVENKNAELTKELQSVRDQLSDEAARASKLEDEVSEIQQRLQKMETLEKEFELLRSERDGGSDKSGSGSNKRPGSVGFRRWYGDDER, from the exons ATGCCG AGCATACAAGAACCACTGCATTTCAAACCTGAAGAGCCTAAAGTAGTCGTGGCGGAGAACGAGAAGATGGTTGATGTTCAGGACAAGGAGGTCACCATGGAAGGCCTCTGCTCTGTGGCCGCTTACGATCAATGGACGCCACTCTCAGTCCCAGGACAGCGTCCGAAACCTCGATACAAG CATGGAGCTGCCGTAGTTCAGGAAAAGATGTATGTCTTTGGTGGAAACCACAATGGCCGTTACCTTGGTGACATTCAG GTTCTGGATTTCAAAAGTTTGTCATGGTCAAAGCTAGAAGCTAAAATTCAATCAGAATCAGCTGAACCAGTTTTTGTTGCTCCATGTGCTGGTCATTCATTG ATTCCATCCGGAAACAAGATTCTGTCACTTGCAGGACACACCAGGGAGCATACAGAGAGTCTCAGTG TAAAGGAGTTTGATCCGCAAACCTGCACTTGGTCAATTTTGCGTGCTTATGGGAAGCCACCG AGCTCACGTGGTGGTCAATCAGTGACTTGTGTTGGGGACACTTTAGTTGTATTTGGAGGTGAAGGTGGTGGGAGGTCTCTTCTGAATGACCTGCACGTTCTTGATCTCGAAACCATGACTTGGGATGAATTTGAGAGCAC AGGCACTCCTCCTTCTCCAAGGTCAGAGCATGCTGCTGCATGCTATGCAGACCGGTATCTCTTGATATTTGGTGGGGGATCTCATTCTACATGTTTCAGTGATCTATATCTCCTTGACCTGCAAACA ATGGAATGGTCAAGACCAGAGCAGCACGGTATAATTCCAGAACCAAGAGCAGGGCATGCAGGCGTAACAGTTGGGGATAACTGGGTTATCACTGGTGGTGGTAATAGTAAGAAAG gtgttccaGAAACGCTTGTGCTTAACATGTCTACTTTGGTATGGTCGGTTGTTACTAGTTTTGAAGGCCGTGCGCCCCCTACAAGTGAG GGATCGAGTTTAGTACTTCACACAATTAATGGAGAAGACTTTCTGTTGTCATTTGGAGGATACAGTGGACGTTACAGCAACGAG GTTTATGCTCTGAAGACAAGTCTCAGACCAAGTGTGTCGCCTTCACGAATAGATGAACTCGAGACAAATGGCATGACCCCATTATCTGCAGAAGTAAATTCTAGCAGGGGACCAATATTCGAAATTGAAGAACTTCGAGATGACAAG AATAACAAGGGAGGAGATATCAAAACCTTGGTGCAAGCAGTAAAGCATGAGAAGAGCCAGGTAGAAAAAAAACTTGAACAGGAAAAGCTGCAGAGCTTCCACCTGAAGAAGGAACTAGCTGATGTAGAGAACAAAAATGCGGAGCTTACTAAG GAACTCCAGTCAGTCCGCGATCAACTCTCCGACGAAGCAGCGAGGGCTTCCAAACTCGAG GATGAAGTTTCAGAGATTCAACAACGGCTGCAGAAGATGGAAACCCTTGAAAAGGAGTTCGAATTGCTTCGGAGTGAAAGGGATGGCGGGTCTGACAAATCAGGTTCAGGCAGCAACAAGAGGCCCGGCAGCGTGGGCTTCCGGAGGTGGTATGGAGATGACGAGCGCTGA